The Pirellulales bacterium genomic interval TGCGGACCACGTCGTTCCAACGCTTCCACGGTCCGCCGCCCGCCATGAACATCGCCAAAGTGCAGTTGTACCAGAGATAGAAATCGCTGCCCCCGACGCGGCCGGCGCCCCAGCGGGCCTCGGCCTGATCGGCCAGATAGGCCGACGCCAGATGAATCAGCTCGGAATCGTTGTGGTGCGTGACGAACTCGTCGACCAACATTCCCACGCCGGTGGTGGCGTCGGTCACGAACCGCAGCCCCTGGTAATGCGTCCGCCCCGTGAGCGGATCGGCGGCGCGTTCGAAAAACGCCGTCATGCGAGAAAGGGTTTCGGCTTCCACGGGCAAATCAGCCTCTTTCGCCGTCTTCAAGGCCAGCATCACCCAGCCCGAAACCGACGTGTCGCTCGGGTTTCCCTTGTTCGACGTATAGCGCCATCCGCCGTCGCCGTGTTGCTGGCTTTCAATGAATTTGACCGCCTTGTTGGCCGCGGCGAGGTACTTCTCGTCCGGGTGCCGTTGCGCCGCCCGCGCGACGGCGCAGGCCTCGGCCAGCGCGAAGGTGGCGATGGCATGCTCGTACATATATCGCTGGTTATAGGCGGCCGGTTCGCCGGGCGCCTGGCCGAGCCGGTTGAGCGGGCCGACCAACTCGCCGTTGGGGCCTTGCCGCGCCACCAGCCAGTCGAGTCCGCGGCGCACGTTGTCGGAATAAGCGTGCTGGTTGAAGTCGTAATTGCCGCCGGCCTGGAAAGCCAGCACCGGCAGGCCCGTGAGCGCCGCGTCGTATTTTCCCCCCGGGCCCATGCACGGATGCTCCTGCTCGCACCGCGACGACGGGCCCGAACCGAGACAGTCGGGCCCCCAGTGGCCGTCTTCGGCCTGATGGCGCGCCAGCCAGTCGAGTCCGGCCGTGACCCCTAGTTCCGACTGCGGCGTGCCGCCGACTTTGCCGATCCACTTTTCGCGGTCGGGGCGCGTGCGTTGCGAATAGAGCCCCAAAGGCTCCGCGGGTGGTCCGGCCACCGGAAGCTTTCGCTCCTCTTTCGACAGACCGATCTCTTTTGGCGGCGCAAGCTCTTTCATGGCGACCGCTTCCTGCTTCGGCGGGGCGGCGCCCTCGGTCTTCGCCGCAGTGGCTGCCTGGACGGGCTTCGCCGGCACCGTCTTGGCGACGTCGTCCGACGCGGCGGGCTGCTTGTTCTTCTCCGCCGACTTCACCTCGGCCTCGGCGACCTGCATCGCGGGCGCGGCGGCTTCGGGCTTCTTGCCGGTGGTCCAGGCGTAATAGACGCCGCCGACGAGCAGCACGAGCAGTAGCAAGAGCGCCATGCTGGCCAGAACGTTGCGGCGCGATTCGCTGGCGTGAGCAGCGCCGGCTGCGGGCCGGCCG includes:
- a CDS encoding prenyltransferase/squalene oxidase repeat-containing protein, which encodes MHLTSADVGHGRPAAGAAHASESRRNVLASMALLLLLVLLVGGVYYAWTTGKKPEAAAPAMQVAEAEVKSAEKNKQPAASDDVAKTVPAKPVQAATAAKTEGAAPPKQEAVAMKELAPPKEIGLSKEERKLPVAGPPAEPLGLYSQRTRPDREKWIGKVGGTPQSELGVTAGLDWLARHQAEDGHWGPDCLGSGPSSRCEQEHPCMGPGGKYDAALTGLPVLAFQAGGNYDFNQHAYSDNVRRGLDWLVARQGPNGELVGPLNRLGQAPGEPAAYNQRYMYEHAIATFALAEACAVARAAQRHPDEKYLAAANKAVKFIESQQHGDGGWRYTSNKGNPSDTSVSGWVMLALKTAKEADLPVEAETLSRMTAFFERAADPLTGRTHYQGLRFVTDATTGVGMLVDEFVTHHNDSELIHLASAYLADQAEARWGAGRVGGSDFYLWYNCTLAMFMAGGGPWKRWNDVVRNHVISLELHGSDCNRGSWDPNDQFGGEGGRVYSTALAVLALEVYYRFARDDGSQAPETAK